A region of Bradyrhizobium sp. SZCCHNS1050 DNA encodes the following proteins:
- a CDS encoding cytochrome c: MQRLVLCHLLAAIALATPSYATSTAQQRGQAFAKAHCARCHAIGRTGDSPFEPAPPFRSLHLRYPIESLGEALAEGIMTGHPAMPQFQLAPPQIHDLLSYLKSLE, translated from the coding sequence ATGCAGCGGCTTGTTCTGTGCCACCTTCTCGCCGCGATTGCGTTGGCGACCCCGTCATACGCGACGTCGACGGCGCAGCAACGCGGACAGGCTTTCGCGAAGGCCCACTGCGCACGATGCCACGCCATTGGTCGAACGGGAGATAGCCCGTTCGAACCGGCTCCTCCGTTCCGAAGCCTCCATCTCCGCTACCCGATCGAATCTTTGGGCGAAGCGCTCGCGGAGGGGATCATGACTGGTCACCCGGCCATGCCCCAATTCCAGCTTGCGCCGCCGCAGATCCACGATCTGCTCTCGTATTTGAAGAGCTTGGAATAG
- a CDS encoding TRAP transporter large permease subunit, with the protein MPPSPNAVLHALATGGTISISALFMAGVFPGPLLGFSLILLCIVIAYREGHPPRPAGPAKDLVVRRPPEIQLAAGEIRPSSAR; encoded by the coding sequence GTGCCACCAAGCCCTAACGCCGTCCTTCACGCGCTCGCGACCGGCGGGACGATCTCGATCAGCGCGCTGTTCATGGCGGGTGTATTCCCGGGGCCGCTGCTCGGCTTCTCGCTGATCCTGCTCTGCATCGTGATCGCCTATCGCGAGGGCCATCCCCCACGGCCAGCGGGTCCGGCCAAGGATTTGGTCGTCCGCCGCCCCCCCGAAATCCAGCTCGCCGCCGGCGAGATACGGCCATCATCGGCTAGGTAG
- a CDS encoding GntR family transcriptional regulator: MRRNGRPRGATAASRIYTDLRSELVSLVRLPGEPISEAQIATAYGVSRTPVREAILKLADEGLVEIFPQSGIFVSRIPVAALPETIIIRKSLEETTARMAAEHATSSQLLNLHATLERQREACAAKDREAFHQADEMFHAGIAEVAGYPGIWKLIVQVKVHVDRYRRLTLPQIGRMAEVIAEHEPILQAIERRDPDRARAAMASHLERLLDDISEIQTKNPEYFDQPG; the protein is encoded by the coding sequence ATGCGCCGCAATGGTCGCCCCCGCGGCGCGACAGCAGCGTCACGCATCTACACCGATCTCAGGTCCGAACTCGTGTCGCTCGTGCGCCTGCCGGGCGAACCGATTTCGGAAGCGCAGATCGCGACGGCCTATGGCGTCAGCAGGACACCGGTCCGCGAGGCCATTCTGAAACTCGCGGACGAAGGGCTGGTCGAGATCTTTCCGCAGTCCGGCATCTTCGTCTCGCGCATTCCGGTCGCAGCACTCCCCGAGACCATCATCATCCGAAAGTCTCTCGAAGAGACGACCGCACGGATGGCGGCCGAGCATGCGACATCGAGCCAGTTGCTCAACCTGCATGCGACCCTCGAACGTCAGCGCGAGGCCTGCGCCGCAAAGGATCGCGAAGCCTTCCACCAGGCGGACGAGATGTTTCACGCTGGCATCGCCGAGGTCGCCGGCTATCCCGGGATCTGGAAGCTGATCGTTCAGGTCAAGGTTCACGTCGACCGCTATCGTCGACTGACCCTGCCGCAGATCGGACGGATGGCCGAAGTGATCGCAGAGCACGAACCAATTCTCCAGGCCATCGAACGGCGCGATCCGGATCGTGCCAGGGCTGCCATGGCGAGTCATCTGGAACGCCTGCTCGACGACATCTCTGAAATTCAGACCAAGAATCCAGAGTATTTCGATCAACCAGGCTAA
- a CDS encoding TRAP transporter substrate-binding protein — translation MKRRDFIRLSVGFAGVATLPPISAALAQSKAVFKASDVQPPGYPTVAATENLGKKLAAATNGRLLIQMYPSAQLGGEKETIEQTQIGAIQILRVSAGALGPIVDDVNVVNMPFLFKSIEHSEKMMDGPIGQDLLDRVSANASANLVALCWMNSGARSIYNTKKPIRTVEDVKGLKIRVIGNPIFIDMMNALGGNGVAMGYDQVFSALQTGVIDGAENNPPSYVSSNHYTAAKYYSLTQHLVIPEILVFSKRSWANLSTDDQTLIKKFAREAQMEERELWKAYEREAIEKAKAGGSEIVEIANKAPFQKAVKPVWDKYGPKYQEMIKRIQDIA, via the coding sequence ATGAAAAGACGCGATTTCATCAGACTGAGCGTGGGCTTTGCGGGCGTTGCAACGCTGCCGCCGATCTCGGCCGCCCTTGCGCAATCGAAGGCGGTGTTCAAGGCATCCGACGTTCAGCCGCCGGGTTATCCGACGGTTGCAGCAACAGAAAACCTCGGCAAGAAGCTTGCAGCGGCAACCAACGGCAGGCTGTTGATCCAGATGTATCCCTCCGCTCAGCTCGGCGGCGAGAAAGAGACTATCGAGCAGACCCAGATCGGGGCGATCCAGATACTGCGGGTCAGCGCCGGCGCGCTCGGCCCGATCGTCGACGACGTCAACGTCGTCAACATGCCCTTCCTGTTCAAGAGCATCGAACATTCTGAAAAGATGATGGACGGTCCGATCGGTCAGGACCTTCTGGACCGCGTCAGCGCCAATGCCAGCGCAAATCTCGTCGCACTCTGCTGGATGAATTCTGGCGCGCGCAGCATCTACAACACCAAGAAGCCCATCAGGACGGTCGAGGACGTCAAGGGGCTCAAGATCCGCGTGATCGGCAATCCCATCTTCATCGACATGATGAACGCGCTCGGCGGCAACGGCGTCGCGATGGGCTACGATCAGGTCTTCAGCGCGCTGCAGACCGGCGTGATCGACGGGGCCGAAAACAATCCGCCGAGCTACGTCTCCAGCAATCATTACACGGCCGCGAAGTACTATTCGCTCACCCAGCATCTCGTCATTCCGGAAATCCTCGTATTCTCGAAGCGGTCCTGGGCAAACCTGTCGACCGACGACCAGACCTTGATCAAGAAGTTCGCGCGCGAAGCGCAGATGGAGGAGCGCGAACTCTGGAAGGCCTACGAGCGGGAAGCGATTGAGAAGGCCAAGGCCGGTGGCTCCGAGATCGTCGAAATCGCCAACAAGGCGCCGTTCCAGAAGGCCGTGAAGCCGGTCTGGGACAAATACGGTCCGAAGTACCAAGAAATGATCAAGCGCATTCAGGACATCGCATAG
- a CDS encoding ABC transporter ATP-binding protein, whose protein sequence is MDDLGVSSAIRVTDLVVGFGRQLVLNNLSLDVRRGEILGLVGASGGGKSVLMRTIIGLIPRRSGTIEVMGTTVGGAEERTTQAAAKRWGILFQQGALFSSLTVKQNVQFPLRESLQMSQELMDEIAIAKLEMVGLRAEDGDKFPAELSGGMTKRAALARALALDPAIVFLDEPTSGLDPISAGDFDALIKTLQLTLGLTVFMVTHDLASLNTVCDRVAALADGRIVAIGPMSDLLRSEHPWVKAYFHGKRSQMLQPKAS, encoded by the coding sequence ATGGATGATCTTGGCGTGTCCAGCGCGATCCGCGTGACCGATCTCGTTGTCGGGTTCGGCCGGCAGCTCGTTCTGAACAATCTTTCGCTCGACGTTCGTCGCGGTGAGATTCTCGGGTTGGTTGGCGCGTCAGGCGGCGGAAAATCCGTCCTGATGCGGACGATCATCGGACTCATTCCTCGGCGCAGCGGGACCATTGAGGTCATGGGGACAACCGTTGGGGGCGCCGAGGAGCGGACGACGCAGGCTGCAGCGAAGCGCTGGGGAATTCTGTTTCAGCAGGGTGCTCTGTTCTCGTCACTGACGGTCAAACAGAACGTACAGTTTCCGCTGCGCGAGAGCCTGCAGATGTCGCAGGAGTTGATGGATGAGATCGCGATAGCCAAGCTCGAAATGGTCGGCCTTCGCGCAGAGGACGGTGATAAATTCCCAGCCGAGCTATCCGGCGGCATGACGAAGCGCGCCGCGCTGGCGCGCGCCCTCGCTCTCGATCCGGCGATCGTATTTCTTGATGAGCCGACCTCCGGCCTCGATCCGATCTCCGCCGGCGACTTCGACGCCCTGATCAAGACGCTCCAGCTGACGTTGGGATTGACGGTGTTCATGGTGACCCATGACCTCGCCAGCCTCAACACGGTCTGCGACCGTGTCGCTGCGTTGGCCGATGGCAGGATCGTGGCGATTGGTCCTATGAGCGACCTCCTCCGATCAGAACATCCATGGGTCAAAGCCTATTTTCACGGCAAGCGATCCCAGATGCTGCAACCAAAAGCGAGTTGA
- a CDS encoding molybdopterin oxidoreductase family protein codes for MNQQTRVDIRHSTCPHDCPSACALDVEVLDRKTIGRVRGSKRQTYTAGVVCAKVARYAERIHHPERLMHPMRRIGPKGSGQFARISWDEALDEIAERFLQAERDFGAQSVWPYYYAGTMGLVMRDGLNRLTHVKKYSRFYSTICANVARIGFAIGTGKIAGVDPREMALSDLVVIWGTNPVNTQVNVMTHAARARKERAAKIAAIDVYDNETMKQADIKIILRPGTDGAFACGVMHVLFRDGFADRAYMEKYTDCPAELEAHLQTRTPQWASQISGVPVAEIEAFARLVGETKRTFFRLGYGFTRSRNGATQMHAASCIPAVTGAWQYEGGGAFFNNAALWHFDESIIEGHDAVDHSTRFLDQSQIGRILTGDAVALCGGPPVKAMLIQNTNPMTVAPEQELVRNGFAREDLFVAVHEQFMTETAQMADIVLPATMFMEHDDLYYGGGHQHISVGPKLIDPPGECRSNHEVLQGLARRLRAVHPGFEMSPRELIDATLKKSGHGDIAGLEADVWRDLQPDFRTSHYLDGFAHRDGKFHFKADWAHPPFGRVMGNPERMPSLPDHWAVTEEVDQQHPFRLATSPARSFLNTSFNETPSSQAREGGPSVMIHPLDAAPLGIVDGDIVTLGNERGQTSLAARLFDGVQRGVLIAESIHPNRAHIGGRGINVLTAADTVAPIGGAAFHDNKVWLRKSAG; via the coding sequence ATGAACCAGCAGACTCGGGTCGATATCCGCCATTCTACCTGCCCGCACGATTGTCCGTCGGCCTGCGCGCTCGACGTCGAAGTGCTCGATCGGAAGACGATCGGCCGCGTTCGCGGCTCGAAACGGCAGACCTATACGGCTGGCGTGGTTTGCGCCAAGGTCGCGAGATATGCCGAGCGGATTCATCATCCTGAAAGGCTGATGCATCCGATGCGTCGCATCGGTCCGAAAGGCTCAGGGCAATTCGCACGCATCTCCTGGGACGAGGCATTGGACGAGATCGCGGAGCGATTTCTCCAGGCGGAGCGCGACTTTGGCGCTCAGTCGGTCTGGCCGTATTATTACGCGGGCACGATGGGGCTCGTGATGCGCGATGGCCTCAATCGTCTCACCCATGTGAAGAAGTATTCGCGCTTCTACTCGACGATCTGCGCCAATGTCGCGCGTATCGGCTTTGCCATCGGCACTGGGAAGATCGCCGGCGTCGATCCGCGGGAGATGGCGCTCTCGGACCTGGTCGTGATTTGGGGCACGAACCCGGTGAACACGCAGGTCAATGTCATGACTCATGCCGCGCGCGCCCGAAAAGAGCGGGCCGCCAAGATCGCGGCGATCGATGTCTACGACAATGAGACGATGAAGCAGGCCGACATCAAGATCATCCTGCGCCCGGGCACCGACGGCGCCTTTGCCTGCGGCGTGATGCACGTGCTGTTTCGCGATGGCTTTGCCGACCGCGCCTATATGGAGAAGTACACGGACTGTCCTGCGGAACTCGAAGCGCATCTGCAGACGCGGACGCCGCAATGGGCATCGCAGATTTCTGGCGTTCCCGTGGCCGAGATCGAGGCGTTCGCCCGTCTGGTCGGCGAGACGAAGCGGACCTTCTTCCGACTGGGTTATGGCTTCACCCGCAGCAGGAACGGCGCGACGCAGATGCATGCGGCATCCTGCATTCCCGCGGTGACGGGCGCCTGGCAATACGAAGGAGGCGGTGCCTTCTTCAACAACGCGGCGCTGTGGCATTTCGACGAGTCCATCATCGAGGGCCACGACGCCGTGGATCATTCCACTCGCTTTCTCGATCAGTCCCAGATCGGGCGCATCCTGACGGGAGACGCGGTGGCCCTCTGTGGCGGCCCGCCAGTCAAGGCGATGCTGATCCAGAACACCAATCCGATGACGGTGGCACCCGAGCAGGAGCTGGTTCGCAACGGATTTGCGCGCGAAGACCTTTTCGTCGCCGTCCACGAGCAGTTCATGACCGAGACGGCGCAGATGGCGGACATCGTGCTGCCCGCCACGATGTTCATGGAGCATGACGATCTCTATTACGGCGGCGGCCATCAGCACATTTCGGTCGGACCGAAGCTGATCGACCCGCCCGGCGAGTGCCGGTCCAATCATGAGGTGCTGCAGGGCCTGGCGCGCCGGTTGCGGGCGGTGCATCCGGGCTTCGAGATGTCGCCGCGCGAGTTGATCGATGCGACGTTGAAGAAGAGCGGCCATGGCGATATCGCCGGGCTCGAGGCCGATGTCTGGCGTGACCTTCAGCCGGACTTTCGCACCTCGCACTATCTCGACGGTTTCGCGCACAGGGACGGTAAATTCCACTTCAAGGCCGACTGGGCTCATCCGCCATTCGGCCGCGTCATGGGCAATCCGGAGCGCATGCCGTCATTGCCCGACCATTGGGCGGTGACCGAAGAGGTCGATCAGCAGCATCCGTTCCGGCTTGCGACAAGTCCGGCTCGCTCGTTCCTCAACACCTCCTTCAACGAGACGCCATCGTCGCAGGCGCGGGAAGGGGGCCCCTCCGTCATGATCCATCCACTGGATGCAGCCCCGCTCGGCATTGTCGACGGCGACATCGTCACGCTCGGCAATGAGCGCGGACAGACCTCGCTTGCCGCCCGGCTGTTCGACGGAGTTCAACGCGGGGTGCTGATCGCCGAATCGATCCATCCCAATCGCGCCCATATCGGTGGACGGGGCATCAATGTGCTCACCGCAGCCGACACCGTCGCTCCGATCGGGGGCGCTGCCTTCCACGACAACAAGGTCTGGCTGCGCAAATCGGCGGGCTGA
- a CDS encoding helix-turn-helix domain-containing protein yields the protein MKTSLVAIDFHGQACADCAVRGFSVCASLDQFEMREFEHLSRRAHFATCETVFAQEDTSSCFYNLLDGVMRLYKLLPDGRRQIVGFALPGDFVGMTTEERHGFSADAIGPVTVCQFAKGPFGRFAEDKPNLLRRMNELAVQELNQARDHMVLLGRRSAEEKVATFLVGWRDRLVELRGPSNMVPLPMSRQDIADYLGLTIETVSRTFTKLEREGIIAILPGGVSLRDSARAEAMAAA from the coding sequence ATGAAGACGTCTCTTGTTGCAATCGATTTCCACGGGCAGGCCTGTGCCGATTGTGCCGTGCGGGGATTCAGTGTCTGTGCGTCGCTCGACCAGTTCGAAATGCGCGAATTCGAGCACCTCAGCCGCCGAGCGCATTTTGCGACCTGCGAGACGGTTTTCGCGCAGGAAGACACGTCGTCCTGCTTCTACAATTTATTGGATGGGGTAATGAGGCTCTACAAGCTTCTCCCCGACGGACGCAGGCAGATCGTCGGATTTGCGCTCCCCGGTGACTTCGTCGGCATGACGACGGAGGAACGGCACGGATTTTCGGCTGACGCGATCGGTCCCGTCACCGTCTGCCAGTTCGCGAAGGGACCGTTCGGACGCTTTGCCGAGGACAAGCCGAATCTGCTGCGCCGGATGAACGAACTGGCCGTGCAGGAGCTGAATCAGGCGCGTGATCACATGGTACTTCTTGGGCGCCGATCAGCCGAGGAGAAGGTCGCGACATTCCTCGTTGGCTGGAGGGATCGGCTGGTGGAGCTTCGGGGGCCCTCTAACATGGTACCGTTGCCGATGAGTCGGCAGGATATCGCTGACTATCTCGGGCTCACCATCGAGACCGTCAGTCGAACGTTCACGAAGCTCGAACGGGAGGGCATCATCGCGATCCTGCCCGGGGGCGTCTCGCTTCGGGACTCGGCACGAGCCGAAGCAATGGCTGCTGCCTGA
- a CDS encoding Crp/Fnr family transcriptional regulator has translation MAEEKRASVRPTNNGKLSVLRQHPIFRELEADAVDQLCRYAKPTSLKRGATIFSKGDPGSSLYAVISGTVKISVSSPDGRNAILNLISAGEIFGEVAVLDGRERTADATANTNCEILVIDRREFLPFVKSQPVLAMKFIELLCDRLRWTSDQVEQVILQDLPRRLASALLGLTDKRKLDAASRTIAITQQEISEMVGMTRESINKQLRAWAARDWVRLEHGAIVLLNPEPLRGLAEAGQDEDE, from the coding sequence GTGGCTGAGGAAAAGCGGGCGAGCGTCCGACCTACCAACAACGGCAAGCTGTCGGTGCTGCGTCAGCATCCGATTTTTCGTGAACTCGAGGCTGATGCGGTCGATCAGCTCTGCCGCTACGCCAAGCCGACATCGCTCAAGCGCGGTGCAACCATCTTCTCAAAAGGCGATCCCGGCTCGAGCTTGTATGCCGTGATCAGTGGCACCGTCAAAATCAGTGTCTCGTCGCCCGACGGCCGCAATGCTATCCTGAACCTGATCAGCGCCGGCGAGATATTCGGCGAAGTCGCCGTGCTCGACGGACGAGAACGTACAGCCGATGCAACGGCCAATACGAACTGCGAGATCCTGGTCATCGATCGGCGCGAATTCCTGCCGTTCGTAAAGAGCCAGCCGGTGCTGGCAATGAAGTTCATCGAGCTGCTTTGCGATCGGCTGCGCTGGACCAGCGACCAGGTCGAGCAGGTCATCCTTCAGGATCTTCCCCGCCGCCTTGCCAGTGCGCTGCTCGGCCTGACCGACAAGCGCAAGCTGGATGCCGCGAGCCGCACCATTGCCATCACGCAGCAGGAGATCAGCGAAATGGTCGGCATGACGCGGGAGAGCATCAACAAGCAGTTGCGTGCATGGGCCGCGCGGGACTGGGTCCGCCTCGAGCACGGGGCGATCGTGCTTCTGAACCCCGAGCCGCTACGCGGATTGGCGGAGGCTGGTCAAGACGAAGACGAGTAG
- a CDS encoding ABC-type transport auxiliary lipoprotein family protein, whose protein sequence is METRAPFAVIGGFVLAAIVAIFGFVYWLNNTGGLGPRTTYHVQFEGSVPGLLVGAAVLFNGIRVGEVTELGLAPNDPRRVNATISVASTTPVRADTKVGLEFQGLTGVPVIALEGGASAGAASAVSTLIAEPGAGQSMTQAARDALRRVDAVLAENAGPLKDTIANLKTFSDGLARNTGKLDGIVSGLEKMTGGGAPAQKVTYDLSAPRELGPVNKTIKGQLSIPEPTAVAMLQTQRMLFTPTKDYPGFGDFLWADSIPKLLQSRLIDAFENYDVAHAPLRTSDLGQPDFQLLIDVRRFRINGDTAAVEIGLSARLVDKNGKAIASRLFGESQPVARLDPADAVSAFDEAFGRIAKSILTWTIQAL, encoded by the coding sequence ATGGAAACCCGTGCGCCCTTCGCTGTCATCGGCGGCTTCGTGCTGGCGGCCATCGTCGCGATCTTTGGCTTCGTTTACTGGCTCAACAACACCGGAGGACTCGGGCCTCGCACGACCTATCACGTGCAGTTCGAGGGCTCGGTGCCCGGCCTGCTGGTCGGGGCTGCCGTTCTGTTCAACGGAATCCGGGTCGGCGAGGTGACTGAGCTCGGTCTGGCGCCGAACGATCCGCGTCGGGTCAACGCAACGATTTCCGTGGCGTCGACGACCCCGGTGCGCGCCGACACCAAAGTAGGGTTGGAATTTCAGGGGCTGACCGGAGTGCCGGTGATCGCGCTGGAGGGCGGCGCGTCTGCAGGAGCGGCGAGTGCCGTATCGACCTTGATTGCAGAACCAGGCGCCGGACAAAGCATGACGCAGGCCGCCCGGGACGCCCTGCGGCGTGTCGACGCAGTTCTTGCGGAGAATGCCGGGCCGCTCAAAGATACGATCGCTAACCTCAAGACATTCTCGGACGGCCTCGCGCGGAATACCGGCAAGCTCGATGGAATCGTCTCGGGTCTGGAGAAAATGACGGGAGGCGGTGCTCCAGCACAGAAAGTCACCTATGATCTGAGCGCGCCAAGAGAACTGGGGCCGGTCAACAAGACCATCAAGGGTCAGCTCTCGATACCTGAGCCCACGGCCGTGGCGATGCTGCAGACTCAGCGCATGCTGTTCACGCCCACAAAGGACTACCCCGGGTTCGGTGATTTCCTGTGGGCTGACAGCATCCCCAAGTTGTTGCAATCACGTCTGATCGATGCCTTCGAGAACTACGATGTGGCCCACGCTCCGCTGCGGACATCCGATCTGGGCCAGCCGGATTTTCAGCTGCTGATCGATGTCCGCCGTTTCCGGATCAATGGCGATACCGCCGCGGTGGAAATTGGCCTGTCGGCTCGCCTCGTCGACAAGAACGGCAAGGCCATCGCGTCTCGGCTGTTTGGCGAAAGCCAGCCCGTTGCCCGGCTTGATCCTGCTGATGCCGTGTCCGCCTTCGATGAGGCCTTCGGCCGGATTGCCAAATCGATTCTGACCTGGACGATACAGGCGCTCTGA